A segment of the Lolium perenne isolate Kyuss_39 chromosome 3, Kyuss_2.0, whole genome shotgun sequence genome:
gtctacccctggactatgggtccatagcagtagctagatggttgtcttctccccattgtgttatcattgtcggatcttgtgagctgcctaacatgatcaagatcatctatctgtaattctatgtgttgcgtttgttgggatccgatgaatagagaatacttgttatgttgattatcaaagttatatctatgtgttgtttatgatcttgcatgctctccgttactagtagatgctctggccaagtagatgcttgtaactccaagagggagtatttatgctcgatagtgggttcatgcccattgacactgggacggtgtgagaaagttctaaggttgtgttgtcttgttgccactagggataaaacattgatgctatgtctaaggatgtagttgttgattacattacgcaccatacttaatgcaattgtctgttgctttgcaacttaatactggagggggttcggatgataacctgaaggtggactttttaggcatagatgcagttggatggcggtctatgtactttgtcgtaatgctcaattaaatctcactatactcatcatgatatgtatgtgcatggtcatgccctctttatttgtcaattgcccaactgtaatttgtttacccaacatgctgtttgtcttatgggagagacacctctagtgaactgtggaccccggtccaattctctttactgaaattcaatctactgcaatactgttctactgttttctgcaaacaatcatcttccacacaatacggttaatcctttgttacagcaagccggtgagattgacaacctcactgtttcgttgggacaaagtactttggttgtgttgtgcaggttccacgttggcgccggaatccctggtgttgcgccgcactacatcccgccgccatcaaccttcaacgtgcttcttggctcctcctggttcgataaaccttggtttctttctgagggaaaacttgctgctgtgcacatcataccttcctcttggggttcccaacgaacgtgtgagttacacgccatcagtctccattctttctttgagcactatcttgagagcacaactgtcattcttagtataatatgcttgtctcaaaatatgattgattgaggtataactttgatgcttttatctttgacaatcactacttctagtctttctatgaactccagaggtgcctgggcatttatgttttgccgatcaaatacgggcaagcgagataccactttatcatactctcttatgaacattgcaatcctgcttatatacatgattcatgatgcttattattaattgttggtacctctccatgattgacatagctgttagatgatcttatttgcatgtatctcattatgaactgcttaagtattagccatagcatgagaatatatacatcatatgagcaaatgtgttcgtgaaagttcttttatcgctcagttgttaactgaattgctcgaggacaagcaataagctaagcttggggggagttgatacgtccaaaacgtatctactttcccgaacacttttgctattgttttgcctctaatttgtgtattttggatgcaactaacacggactaacgctgttttcagcagaactgctctggtgtctcgtttttgtgcagaaatccaactttcgggaaaatcctcggaatttatgcagaaggccctattttcccagaatactgacgaagccagaaggacaaataaggtggaggcccgagggccccacaccataaggcggcgcggcctaggggggcccgcgcggccctatggtgtggccccctcggccggcctccgacgccctccttcggactataaattgccttcgacctaaaaacgcacggggagaagtcgaagtcgccagaaagcctccagaacgccgcaacatcgcgaaactccgtcgcgggagccagaagtctccgttctggcactccgccgggacggggaattggaggagatcatcgccatcatcaccaccgacgcctcttcatcaaccagccatgtttcccccatccatgtgtgagtaattcccccgctgtaggccgaaggggatggtagggattggatgagattggtcatgtaatagcataagattgttagggcatagtgcttagtgtccgtaattggtactttgatgatattgttgcaacttgttatgcttaatgcttgtcactagggcccgagtgccatgatctcagatctgaacatgttattgtttcatcatgatattcattgtttattgatcttacctgcaagttgtatacacatgtcgctgtccggaaccgatggccccgaagtgacagaaatcgggacaaccggaggggatggtagtgatgtgaggatcacatgtgttcacggagtgttaatgctttgctccggtactctattaaaaggagtaccttaatatccagtagtttcccttgaggcccggctgccaccggctggtaggacaaaagatgttgtgcaagtttctcattgcgagcacgtacgactataattggaacacatgcctattgattgctttgtacttggacaccgttttattattatctgcaaatgccctgctatgattgttacatgagtttctctcatccatgcaacgcccgtcatccgtccccgtgcctacagtattttaatcctgctgtttactataatcactactgctgtctctgttactctgctgctgttatttcactactgctactgctataaaactgttactactgataaactcttgcgagcaagtctgtttccaggtgcagctgaattgacaactccgctgttaaggcttccaagtgttctttgcctccccttgtgtcgaatcaataaattgggttatactacccgcgaagactgctgtgatcccctatacttgtgggtcatcagtggacatggcagcggtgtcgatggagaagccttccgggggcacttccccgtcccggcggcgtgccgaaacagagactcctgtcccccagatcttggcttcacgatgacggcggctctggaaggtttctcgtaccgtggcttttccgtatcgatgttttaggtcagggacctttatataggcgaagaggtggagtcggaaggtcgacgaggcggcgacacagtaggggggcgcggcccacaccctggccgcgccagcctgtcatctggggcccacagggccctcctctggtggctctcgggtgttctggaagcttcatgcaattctaagatgctgggcgttgatttcgtccaattccgagaatatttccttactaagatttctgaaaccaaaaacagcagaaaacaggaactggcacttcggcatctcgtcaataggttagttccggaaaacgcataaaatcatcataaagtgtgaacaaaacatgtaggtattgtcataaaacaagcatggaacataagaaattatcgatacgtcggagacgtatcagtgggtcaTCAgcgcactgccggcatcaccagcaacatggagacctgcacacaaacaaccaagtactttgtccccaactttcagcgaggttttcaagctcactggttttgctgaaaacaaaggattaaacgaaccgtgtggaaaaAGAATTGTTTACGGATAACGGAACAGGAAAAtgctgtagaagattgcaattaaaagaagaaggaccggggtccacagttcactagaggcgcctccccaataaataaatatgctgggtaaacaaattacagatgggcaattgacaaacggATATTCTATGacaatggttggtgcagaatacatgctatgaaagtatacgggcattacaacaatatacatagaccgtaatccatgactaataatccaccttcaggattgcatccgcgacaccctccagtattaagttgcaagcaacggactatcgctttaagcaatgtgtgtaaagtaaacgctgaaactacccttgaatagaacaccgttgttttctccctagtagcaacaacacatctacaaccgtagagaacgaggtcacttcccatggttaaatagaggcatgaacccactatcgagcataaatactccctcttggagtcgctagcatctacttggccagagcatctactagaaacggagagcatgcaagatcataataacataatacataatctcaaccaaagcaatctctctataaatcggatccacatcaaaccaacatgtagcaattacaaatagatgatcttgatcatgttaggcagctcacaagatctatacatgaagcacaacaaggagaggacagccatctagctacttctatggacccatggtcccgtggagggctactcacgcatcacctcggatgtagaagtggtgatgtagaggcctccggctgTGAtttccctctctggcagggtgccgggatggactgcagaaccctctcGAACTAGGGTTTCTGTTGATGGCGGggttggaacttttcgtggatggaggctcgggtccccgtggttttcccgatacgaggaataaataggagGAAGTGCGGAGCAAACGAGGtgacgaggcgccagtacatgggccaggcgcgaccaagggtggggccgcgcctgccctatgtactgccacgtggcagttctCCTAcgtgtgtccttctggctccgtcttcgtcacgtaaaaataagactctgggcttttgtttcgtccaatttcgagaaactttcatgtaaaacttttctgaaacacaaaaagagcagaaaacaagaactggcactacggcactgcgttaataggttagtcccagaaaatgctaaaaagtgttgaaaagtgcacataaaacatataagaattgtaacaaaacaatcatggagcatcaaaaattatagatacgtttatcAGAAGccaatgccaccaccacctcattcTCCGCAACCTCCGCCATCTCCGTCGTCTCCTCTTATTTTACAATCTTATTTTATTGCCAATCAATTGTGTTGAGTttcattcatatatattgatccCCTTCTTTACATTAGATCGGACGTATGCGGGACAAACTCCTAACAAATGACCgcttacgagcaattcaagaggaattgcCGGTATTCTTAATTACATAGGCCATTGATGCAAAAGGAGAATACCATCTGGAATATGTATTTAGAACATAGAGATCCTAAGTAATACCGTCGATTATGTGGATACTTATATTGTATATACATTACTGTATTTATGGCAATATCTATATTCATGACCGTGTTGTGTAATGCTTCCTTGATTGCTGCATGTAATACCGTAAATTTGAATGAGAAACATAAAACACTAAACCTTTGGCGCGGCAAGAAACAACCCTTTTCTCTGCCGCGCAGAGAAATGGGAATGCCCGTGCGTTTGACCCGTGGAGGACTCCAATTCTGGTTGGTAACactaaccgggactaaagcccctcaacCCCGAGCGCCCATGCACAACCACGTGGATTCCCTTTAGTCCTAGTTCGCAGcacaaccaggactaaaggggAGCTTTAGTCCCGATTTGTTAGTCCCTTTTGCACATCCGAGACTAAAGCcccttaccaaccgggactaaaggaccATTTTCTAGTAGTGACGAGCTCTGTTGGCATGATTCAAGGACTGTCTAATTGACACGACGTGACATAAGGGGAGAATGCCATTGATAAACATAGAACGTCCCATCAACCACGTGTTGACCTGGTTAAAAACAAGTATGACCGGATGCTTATATCAAATTAATAATATTTTCTGTATTTTAGGAGTTCGTATATGACTCGCGACCAACTATTCatccagagagagagagagagtcgacTCTCCGGCAACAAACTAAGGCATGGAGGCGAGTCACGAGCGCAAGTGGTGGCTAatgaccagggaacacccaaccGGGTAGGCCCATAGGAGCGAGTCATTGATCAAGACTAGGTGAACCAATCCAGTTTCCATCTCATTAAGAGCACGACGAGATAGATCGATTCATCGGGACCATCGTCGAGAACAAGAAGAGGAATCAACAATGGTAGTCAACTAGGATTTTTGATGAATCGCAAGCATGATGCAAAACCCTACGTCATGtcatatactccctccattctatGATTGTTTTTTGGGATTGTCTAAATTTGGAAGAAACATTGAGGTTAGAATAGAAGAAAATTAACGCAGTACTTAGTGAGAAAGGTACCGGCCCATCTCAGCAGCATCATGAAGATCctgcattcgatgctaccggccCACAATGTCAGCAGAAAATCagtgtggcttccacggagctccCGGCTGATGATGATGTGGTGATGTTggatcctcgctaccccgtggatgatATCATAGAGAGCCAACATTGTGAAAGTTGTGAACATAACCATGACCGTGGTGGTTGGTTGTGTCTTACCTCCTAGACCTAGACcaacttaccattgccgtcctctTTTCAGATGGCTATGATGTTGCCGGGGTGGATGAAGTCATGCTGGGATTTGAGCAGTTGAAGCTTGATTTCCCTGCAGGTGAAGAAGGGGTGAAGAAGGGGATCTGAATAAACTGGAGCCATTAGAGGCATCGTTCTATGGCAAAAGGAAAATATTGTGCTTCCAAATTGGAAGCTAATTCCACCACCAACTCGTTCTCCACCTAAGCAGACTCGACAAAAGAGGAAGAGCACCGCCATTTCGAAGGCTAGTAGCACAACTGCAAAGAGATCCTCAGATGCAAATAAGTTTCCTCCCAAGTTACCATATGAGAGGACTGATGAGGAAAACTACACTATCGTGGCTGCCCATGTGAAGCAGTAGCTTGCACCGAAACGCCCCCACCAAAGATGTACATAGCACCGAGAACAGTGAAACACTATGTCAACTTGATTGAGCGACCATCGCTAGTTGAAGTGCTAGATGAGTATGACCGCTCTATTGTATTGTCAAGTAAAGCAAATCGGCAAGCAGCACAACTAGGAGAACAGAAAAACCAAGAGTTACCCAGCCCCCCTCAATGTGTACTCCTATGATGATCCGGAGATGACGGAAATAGTCGAACGAACGGCCATAAATCTTGGTACGACTATTCAATACCAAGGCTACTATCCCACAGCTGAATTAGCATACATATACCCATACAGGAAGCCTCTCCTAAGAGCTGACAAGTGTCCGCATCTAGGGACACAAATGTGAAAATTGCATTACTAGTACATTAAAGCATGCATTGAAGGTGAGATCATGCTCATTGTGGGAGTTCGAGAAGAGCATTACTTTCGTGAAACAATAAGACACACATAGATTTTGAAGAATTATTTCAATTATTCAATGAAGATGCCATGGACAAATCATTTATcatttgctattgtctgtaagtgatttatttctgtaattaagtctctagctcagctcgttcattgcattaataattatcctcaccatattaTTGTGTACACTATTATGTAGAATGAAGATGCTCCAGTGCAAAAGAGGACAAATCTATGACATTTGGTTCATTGACCCAAATATCGTTCATTAATTTATGGTACAAAAAATGACCGAAGGACACAGAGCAGTACTTGCTAACTATTCTAATGAAACAAGAAACCAAAGAataatactatttccttacaacttcaagtgagtggtaCCGTCTTGTACACATTCGATTTCgcctactcgatgttaagtgtaatcctTCGAGTTACACATGCGCAATTTCCACTTTATTCTGCTAGTCATTCAACTTGACAAAGGAGTAGTACTTGTCATGGACTCAAAATGTAAAGACCACGAGACATGGGAGGACCTTGGCAGGATGCTCTgaaggtaatttcaatcattatCGCCCTATATCAACATCTTCCATTCATTTCGTTTTATCAAGTACTTAATAACTACTTTACTCATTTTTTGTTTGTTGGGCAgggtttggaaacggttcatcaaggcTGCGAGGGGTGAATTGAGAAAGGAGCTTACATTTCGAGATTAcgatgtaagtagtactatatataggtCCACGAATCTCTTCAATTCTTGTTTCAATACCATTATCATGCTTGATTATTATTTTGATAAAACTCTATTATCGTAAAGTGATTGAGGCAGGAAGATGAAAATAatttatgtggatactatgtttgcgaGTACATCTCTGAGATGACCCAtcatctggggggggggggggattctaCAAAGCCTTCATGTACGGAACCATATTTACAATCTTATTTTATTGCCAATCAATTGTGTTAAAATTCGTTCATATATATTGACCCCTTTCTTTACATTAGATGGGACGTCTGCGGGACAAAACTGCTAACAAAGGACCGGCTATGAGAAATTCAATACGAATTGGCGAGATTCTTAATTATGGAGGCCATTGATGCAAATGGAGAATACCATCAGAAATATGTATTTAGAATATAGGGATCCTAAGTAATACCGTCGATTATGTAGATACTTATATTGTATATTCATTACTGTATTCATGACAATGTCTATATTCATGATGGTGTTGTGTAATGCTTTCTTGATTGCTACATGTAATATCGTCTATTTGAATGAAAAACATAAAACCATAAACCTCTAGTGCGGCAGAGAAACAACCCTTTTCTCTGCCATGGCAGAGAACCTGGCACGCTGCTGTGCCTCACGCGTGGAggactttagtcccggttggcaacaccaaccgagactaaagcccCTCCACCCCGAGCGCCCATACATAGCCAGGTGGATGCCCTTTAGACCCGGTTCGCAACACAACTAGGACTAAATGGGAGAGGCCTTTACTCTCGATTTCTTAGTTCCGTTTGCACATACGAGACTAAATCCCCTTACCAACCAGGACTAAAGACCTGTTTTGTACTAGTGATGAGCTCTACTAGCATGATTCTAGGACTGTCTAATTGATGGGACGTGACATAACAGAGGACCGGACACTTATATCGTATTAATAACAGGGCTCCATTCATCCTCTTAGCCGCCCTAGCCTCCATATCTTACATCTACATCTCATCGGCAACACTGTAATCATATAGATATTAATACAATCAAGTAGGTGTATACCTCCACTAAGAGTGGCCAAACCTAGGTAAATCCGTGTTGTGTACCAATCTCGTCTAGATtctccactagtagaaaacagggctttcgtCCAAACCCCCTGGAGCTTTAGTTCCGgtgacataggtatgcctaaGGAGCATGTCGCATACATACACCTGGTCTATTATTGGAGTAGAAGACCCATGGATTCGAAGATTCGAAGCCCAGAAGGATGAAGATGTTCGGATTAGGAAAGTGAAGTTAGTATAGGAAAGTTGTAATCAATATAGGAAAAGGCCCAGTGCGGCCCAACAAACTTGTACTTGTACGACATGAAAAGGCCTCGGctttgcctcctatataaaggggaatcCTAGGGCGAAAGAAAGGACCGAATCATTGTTAACCCTAACCACTAATTTTCGTTAAGTTGGACGCCTTTGGTCCTGTGAcaacctttgagatctacttgccctttactttccgcgaaaccctacgtctacaacttgtaggcattgacgagaTAGTCCATCATCACCCGGTTTAAAAAGGAATCAGGACTAATAGGCCGCATTAGTCCCAGTTCGAACGGCGTGAGCCACAGAACCCTCTAGTCCGGCTTCATTtggaacctttagtcccggttggtcataccaaccgggactaaaggggttgcGGCACGTTGCCTCCGGGCCGAAAtcttttagtcccggttggtattacCAAACTTCCCACGCACCCCCTGGATCGCCTCttttagctttgtaaaatacactcttttgagattcatgtatgttacgtacctactattagggaaaattaacaaatttgaatatcGACTTCTTTGGAAAAAAAGTTTAGTACAAGGTAAAATAgcgataacttttgcatacggtgTTAGGaaaaatgtataatatatcaaaatgattgtGGGAAAAAATTACATCTGAATTCACAAAGGTTTACCCGCTGGTTAGCCAACTttgagattctcaaaattccaaatgaaaatgtgAAAAaatgaagattttagtttttggcaGAAATTCACGATTTTATATATtttattttcaaaaaaaattaaattaataattgcttcctacataaagattactattacttaaccataaaggttagcaatttttagattttcaaattttcaggttttaggttttgcaaaaaaataaaaaataaatttgtgtatttatttattcaagattattattacatcattacttttgtttattaaaagaattatttggaatttgaacaataaagaagtgtgacatggTGACCAATAAGTTAATAGGAttaatatgatactagtatcaataATATGCGCACGAAGCACTTGGAACTGGGACGGGAAGGAACTCGAAAGTTAAACGTTCCAGtgttggagtagtgggaggatgggtgaccgagaagAAAGTTTAACCAAAAGTAAGTAATTTAACTAAAgactaagtgtagttagagattaacttgtcaaataactaaaataatagaaattctgaaaaaataaaaaaaggaagtGGAAAATAATTAGAATTTTTTTTGGATAAAAATAGGCGAAATATGGTCCTTCGCCCCGGCGCACGCCCGGAACCCACAAGATGGGGCCTTTAGTCCCAGTTTGTATTACAACCGAGAATAAATGGGAGGgcccttagagcatcttcagccgcgtcccccaaagcgtccccaaatggcgccggatcgagcgtttgggggacgttttTTCTTCGTGCCGCGCTTGGGGGGCGTCGCTGTCGAGTCGCGTTCCCTAAATGTGCCACCCCAAACTTGTTCGTGTGTAAATTACGTATCGGGCTCGCCACTCCCCGCCTTGCTTCTCGCTCTGtctggcgtccccggagcgtccctttTGGAGCGGGGACGTGCTCGGGACACCGGACAGTGTATAGGGCCGCGTCGGATGGAAACAACCTTTGGGCGCGCGACTGGGTACGAAAATATGTCCGGCACGCCCCAAAAACCTTTGGGAGACGCTTTGGGATGCCACCGGAGATGCTCTTATGTCCCAGTTCCGTAGTTCCGGTAGCAAAACTAGAACTAAAGAtccttaccaaccgggactaaataccCTTTTTCTACTAGCGCTCTAATTTCGCCATTGTCAAACCACCTTAGCGTCTGCTTGTTAATACCACAACAAGGAACAAAACAGCCACCACGACCAGAGGAGCGCGAGGAGAGGGCCATCACAAAAACAGTTGGTGACAAGGATGGGGAAACCACGACCTTGATAATTTGTAAAGATATATATACAGTGGGTACGGATgcatacggatccaaatgggtcaTACATGTTTCAGTAGGCCTAGATTCTTACTTAATAATTTCTAATGATCCTCATACCCTCAACTATGAAGGGGTATTGGTTGATCTCAGCTGAGGGGTGTAGTGAAGAAAACCCCATATTCCTTTTAATCATGAAAAATAATCCAATAGTTAGTGAATTTCTTCGATCACTTATATCATGCTACTATTACAAAATTAGGTGCATGCATGAGTGAAATTAATTTGATGGGCATCGATCACACAGCCCCAACGAGCTTGCTGGCCGTGGCAgtggcagcagcagcggcagcttCGATATCCTTCTTGATGCTCTCCTTCTCGGTGGACGTGGACAAGGTGAAGGCAAGGTTCACCGATCTACCGCGGCAACCATTTTCGCAGATGGCAACACAGGCAGGGTCTTTCTCGCACAACTTGGTGCAATCGCTGATGCAGATGTCAGCTAGTGTCTCGACGTTGTCGTGGGGCCCGCCGGCTTGCTTGTCGATGGCTTCAATAATGGCCTTGTTATCTGCCGCCGGGGACTGGGCGTACGTCTTGCCGGCGAAGGCAAGACCCTCCACCTCTTCGCGGCAGACGTTGTCGCACCTGGTGGTGCATGCGGGGTTGTCCTTCCCCCCGTGACAGAGGTTGTTCTTGCACTCACGGAGGCAGCCGGAGTCGAGCGTCGCGAATCCGGGAGTGGGCGCGGCGGCGTCCTCGGAAATGGCATCCGAGGCCTCCTTCTCAAAGGTTTTCGCCACAGCAGCCTTCTCGTCGGGTGACGCGGCAGCGTACAACTGGGACTTGGCTTTGAGGTGGCACATGTCGTCGCAAGTGATGGTGCAGGAATGGACGTCATTCTTCTTTGCGTCCTTCTCGCATCCTTTGTAGCACTCGTCGTTGCAAGCGTC
Coding sequences within it:
- the LOC127338863 gene encoding uncharacterized protein is translated as MAERKIAVVPVLFLVILMVVVALVPVANADACNDECYKGCEKDAKKNDVHSCTITCDDMCHLKAKSQLYAAASPDEKAAVAKTFEKEASDAISEDAAAPTPGFATLDSGCLRECKNNLCHGGKDNPACTTRCDNVCREEVEGLAFAGKTYAQSPAADNKAIIEAIDKQAGGPHDNVETLADICISDCTKLCEKDPACVAICENGCRGRSVNLAFTLSTSTEKESIKKDIEAAAAAATATASKLVGAV